The genomic interval ACGTTCTGGCCGTCTTTTTGCGCCGGTTCGAAGCGTGACAGCTTCACCGCTTTCAACGCTTCCTCGTCGAAGCCGGCGCCGCCGCTCTTGATGATTTCGGCTTTGGTGACGCTGCCGTTGGGATCGACTTCGATTTTCAAAGTGACGTCGGCTTCCAGGCCGGCGCGTAGCGCCATGGCCGGATAGACGGCGCGGGCGCTTTGAATCGGTTTGGCTTCGCGATGGGTGCGCAGCGGCGCGGTTGGCGCGGGCAAGCCAGGCGCGCCGGCGCCGCGGCCGAGCCCGGTTGCCGCCGTGCCGCCGCCACCGCCGGGAGTGCCGCTTCCTGGCACCACGCCGAGATCGCCTTTGCCGAACAGATTTCCTGCGCCTGCGGCGCTGCCGCCGCCTTCGACGTTGGCGCCTGGAAAAACGCTTGGCGGCGTTTCGGTTCGTGCCGGCGCGGCAGTTTTGGTCTCGTTGCCCATG from Deltaproteobacteria bacterium carries:
- a CDS encoding energy transducer TonB; this translates as MKKEVLGIPLLFSCAIHLLVLVLLSFVLHQKNFRRKDFLPIALVDLPGSATPPPVQQIEEPKKPPPPPPRGVEKPKEIKLPVKSESAKIAKPAPPLAIPAAQEPSMGNETKTAAPARTETPPSVFPGANVEGGGSAAGAGNLFGKGDLGVVPGSGTPGGGGGTAATGLGRGAGAPGLPAPTAPLRTHREAKPIQSARAVYPAMALRAGLEADVTLKIEVDPNGSVTKAEIIKSGGAGFDEEALKAVKLSRFEPAQKDGQNVAAEFTYIYKFRLQR